The Haloarchaeobius litoreus DNA window GCGCTGTCGAGGGATGCCTCGGCACCGTCGACGAGGCCGCCGTCGGCGTACGTCTCACCGCCGGCGTCGGAGTCGGACTCCCGGTCGGCGGGCGAGCGGACGACGGAGGCGTCGTAGCCCGCCTGGTAGTAGAGGCACGCTGCCTCGTGGTCGCCGCCGGAGACGGGGACGAGTGGCGGATGGTCGCCGGTCCGACAGTCGTCGATGGCGTGCGGGCATCGCTCGGCGAACCGACAGCCGGCCGGGGGGTCCTTCGGGTCGGGCAGCGTGCCCGGGATGCCGTCCGAACCGCCACCACGGCCGGGCAGGCAGTCGAGCAGGCCCTGCGTGTACGGGTGCGAGGGGTTCTCGAACACCTCGAACACGTCGCCGGACTCCATCACCTTCCCGGCGTACATGACGACGACGCGGTCGGCCACCTCGGCGACGACCCCGAGGTCGTGGGTGATGAGCAGGATGCCCATGTCGAGCTCGTCCTGCAGGTCACGCAGCAGGCGGAGGATCTGCGCCTGGATGGTCACGTCGAGTGCGGTCGTCGGCTCGTCGGCGATGAGCAGGTCCGGGTTGGCCGCGATGGCCATCGCGACGACGACGCGCTGTTTCTGTCCGCCGGAGAACTCGTGCGGGTAGTCGTCGTAGCGCTCGCCGGCCTTGGGGATGCCGACGCGGTCGAGCAGGTCGACCGCCCGTTCCCGGGCCGTGTCCTTCGAGACATCCTCGTGCAGGCGGATGGCCTCGGCGACCTGCCTGCCGACGGTGTAGACCGGGTTCAGCGAGCCCTGCGGGTTCTGGAAGACGTGGCCGATGCGGTCGCCCCGGATCTTCCGCAGACGCTTCTTCGAGAGCTGCAGCAGGTCGCGTTCCTCGAAGGTGACGCGGTCGGCCGTGACCCGGCCCGGTGGCTCCTTGACGAGTTTCGTGATGGACTCGCTGGTGACGGTCTTGCCCGAGCCAGACTCGCCGACGATGCAGACTGTTTCGCCGCGGTCGACGTCGAACGAGACGCCGTCGACCGCGTGGACCGTACCGGAGTCGGTGTCGAACGTGACTTCGAGGTCACGCACTTCGAGTAGCGGCATTGTCAATCACTCCTCGGGTCGAGTACGTCCCGGAGGGCGTCGCCGAGTACGCTGAACGAGAGGACCGTGACGGAGAGGACGACGACCGGGACGGTCGACATCCACCAGCCGTCGGGGATGAACTGGAGCGTGCTCGAGATGGTCTCGCCCCAGGACGGCAGCATGATGTTGTTCAGGGCGAGGAACGCGATCGCTGCCTCCGCCAGGATGAGGTTGGGTATCTGTCGGGTGACCGAGGTCAGGACGGTGTTCGAGACGTTCGGGAGGATGTGTCGGCCCATGATCCGCCAGTGGCCCGCACCTGCGCTCCGGGCCGCCGTCACGAAGTCCTCCTCGCGCCGCTGGATGACCTCCGAGCGGACGAGCCGGGCCGCGCCGGCCCACGAGAACAGCCCGAAGACGACGACGAGGACGAACAGGCTCCGCCCGAACACGTGGATGGTGATCATGTAGACGATGATGGCGGGCAACGTCTGCTGGATGTCGGTGTAGCTCATCAGCAGGTCGTCGACGACGCCGCCGACGTAGCCCGCGACCGTCCCGACGAGCGTCGCCAGCGGGACGATGAGCATCGAGCAGATGAGCGCCACCTGCAGCGAGACGCGCATCCCGCTGAACACGAGCGGAATGAGTCCCTGCCCGTAGCGGGCGGTCCCGAGCGGGTAGTCCCAGGTACCGTAACAGGTGGTTCCGCGCCCGGGGGCCTCCGCGTACGGCGGGCAGGAGGTCG harbors:
- a CDS encoding ABC transporter ATP-binding protein, coding for MPLLEVRDLEVTFDTDSGTVHAVDGVSFDVDRGETVCIVGESGSGKTVTSESITKLVKEPPGRVTADRVTFEERDLLQLSKKRLRKIRGDRIGHVFQNPQGSLNPVYTVGRQVAEAIRLHEDVSKDTARERAVDLLDRVGIPKAGERYDDYPHEFSGGQKQRVVVAMAIAANPDLLIADEPTTALDVTIQAQILRLLRDLQDELDMGILLITHDLGVVAEVADRVVVMYAGKVMESGDVFEVFENPSHPYTQGLLDCLPGRGGGSDGIPGTLPDPKDPPAGCRFAERCPHAIDDCRTGDHPPLVPVSGGDHEAACLYYQAGYDASVVRSPADRESDSDAGGETYADGGLVDGAEASLDSADENGGES